CGAATGCGGTGCAGCAAAGCTATGCCCGGCGGCCTTGCCCGGCCGGCCGGTCGCGCGGCGGCAGACAACGCGCGCCATGCGGCCTGCGACAGCCGCCGCCGCGCGACCGCCCGTTCCGCGCGGTTACGGGAGGCCGTTGCGCCCGTGCGCCAGAAAGCCCGGGCGTGCCGACAGCCGTTCGTAGTAGGCGGCCACCGCCGGCAGCGGCGGGCGCTGCATGGGCGTGGCCATCCAGCGCTGGGTGGACAGGCCGAGCACGATGTCGGCCAGGGTGAAGTCCGCGCCCGCCGCATAGGCGCCGGTGCGCTGCAGCTGCGCGTCGAGGATGCCCATGTGCCGGTGCCAGCCGGCCACGCCCTGCGCCAGCGCCTGCGCATCGCGATGTGCGGGACTGTCGCGGACCAGCGCCATGAACGCGTAGCGCCAGGCGTTGTTGAGTTCGGTGGCCTGCCAGTCCATCCACTGCTCGACCAGCGCCCGCGCCTGCGGCGCGGCCGGCAGCAGGTCCGTGCGCTGCTGGCGCGCCGCCAGGTAGCGGCAGATGCTGTTGGATTCCCACAGCACGAAGTCGCCGTCGCGCAGCACCGGCACCAGCGCGTTCGGGTTCAACGCGCGGAACGCCGGCGTGTCCACCGCGGCGAAGCCGGCGCCGTAGGGATGCTGGTCGATCGCCAGGTCCAGTTCCGCGCACAGCCACAGCACCTTGCGCACGTTGATCGAAGAGGACTTGCCGTAGAGGGTGAGCATGGCATTCGGGTCGGGGGCGAGCATGCAGCGTGCATCGGCGCGCGTCCCGGCGCAATGCGGCCATGCCTGGCAGGGATTGCGCAGGGGCATGGCTCC
The Xanthomonas sp. AM6 DNA segment above includes these coding regions:
- a CDS encoding glutathione S-transferase, coding for MLTLYGKSSSINVRKVLWLCAELDLAIDQHPYGAGFAAVDTPAFRALNPNALVPVLRDGDFVLWESNSICRYLAARQQRTDLLPAAPQARALVEQWMDWQATELNNAWRYAFMALVRDSPAHRDAQALAQGVAGWHRHMGILDAQLQRTGAYAAGADFTLADIVLGLSTQRWMATPMQRPPLPAVAAYYERLSARPGFLAHGRNGLP